One stretch of Coleofasciculus sp. FACHB-1120 DNA includes these proteins:
- a CDS encoding DUF4159 domain-containing protein, with protein MFPPPPTNPLERLQVTDGLLMNADRWRRAHEYHRQRQNIHYQSLNQPGIVCGLGVRLIAAPAEVAPQFRDGRWVQIQPGIAIDVAGNPIIVSEPIEFRVSGETLTENPQMVYLSISYVDPEKLRRKESREFEKETFRLDEKTTPPSDMEVELCRIFLQSESEELEHPKDVFFPTVNSLDLRYRAIARSRPQAVVRVAQVTQQQPADGRSFSNLSYLLNSVPALYPSLQGADLIGQVPFLGAEKSLPLAALGYDLLYFTGRQALYLNDREFEALKNYLETGGILLVDAATDAIELIESIMAIAQQLGTPLEDIKRLSRNHPLRTQPFLFAALPTLNQQPIQLGYGGGIILVVGSLSAAWGLDDKLLLPRETIRTAQELGINLLHFAWRRRQLTQLLRADNPISTVAKPSVKQAIFDKLQF; from the coding sequence ATGTTTCCTCCACCACCAACTAATCCTTTAGAACGTCTCCAAGTTACTGATGGTCTGTTGATGAATGCCGACCGTTGGCGTCGGGCGCATGAGTACCACCGACAGAGACAGAATATCCATTACCAGTCTCTTAACCAGCCAGGAATTGTCTGCGGTTTGGGCGTGCGCTTGATCGCAGCACCAGCGGAAGTCGCGCCGCAATTTCGGGATGGGCGTTGGGTACAAATTCAGCCGGGAATTGCGATTGACGTGGCAGGAAACCCAATTATTGTTTCTGAACCGATTGAATTTCGGGTGTCGGGTGAGACGCTGACAGAGAACCCGCAGATGGTTTATCTATCCATTAGTTATGTAGATCCGGAGAAATTGCGCCGGAAAGAGTCTCGTGAATTTGAAAAGGAAACCTTTCGACTGGATGAAAAGACCACTCCACCGAGTGACATGGAAGTGGAATTGTGCCGAATTTTTCTGCAATCCGAGTCAGAGGAATTAGAGCATCCCAAGGATGTTTTTTTTCCAACTGTTAACAGCTTAGATTTGCGTTATCGAGCGATCGCGCGATCGCGTCCTCAAGCAGTTGTCCGTGTTGCCCAAGTCACGCAGCAGCAACCTGCCGATGGGCGCAGTTTTTCCAATCTTTCGTACTTACTCAATTCGGTTCCTGCACTTTACCCAAGCTTACAGGGAGCGGATCTGATTGGACAAGTTCCCTTTTTGGGTGCCGAAAAGTCTTTGCCGCTTGCCGCTTTAGGCTATGACCTACTTTACTTCACGGGTCGTCAGGCACTCTATCTGAACGATCGAGAATTTGAAGCCCTGAAAAATTATTTAGAGACAGGGGGTATCCTGCTAGTCGATGCTGCCACCGATGCCATAGAACTGATTGAGAGCATCATGGCGATCGCGCAACAACTCGGAACTCCTTTAGAGGATATCAAACGCTTGAGCCGGAATCATCCCTTGCGGACACAGCCTTTCTTGTTTGCAGCCCTACCCACTTTAAATCAACAGCCCATTCAACTCGGCTATGGAGGAGGAATTATCTTAGTCGTTGGCAGTTTGTCAGCAGCGTGGGGATTGGATGACAAGCTTTTACTGCCACGAGAAACGATTCGCACCGCTCAAGAATTGGGAATAAACCTTCTGCATTTCGCATGGC
- a CDS encoding phage tail protein: MTQSTSHGKILHLTLTPMQLAEAVQPVGASSTANALALSGSVSTEGMTSNQLLVYPGEPSEMVVQLKNLGTRILQVNLQLEGNFPSHWYRIGMEGHEIAPGQQMDAVLYFQIPANFFENNQSLESGGTLVVDYHSRLHVYYTEQGGTGGLVTPARQLIESAAFNLYIRPRSLYLDFLPSLYREVDFIGRFLKIFEETFEPAVQSMDLLWAYLDPLTAPATLLPFLAHWVAWPMDARWSLNRQRYLIRQAVELYRWRGTRRGLRLYLHLYTDLPLDDHLPEEADKHISIEEIFGQGFLLGETRLGEDSMLGGGRPYHFIVRLRPDRPGQVDEGLVRHIIDQEKPAFCTYDLDIAEVIGSG; encoded by the coding sequence ATGACTCAAAGCACCTCGCACGGTAAAATCTTACACCTGACACTCACCCCCATGCAGCTTGCCGAGGCAGTTCAGCCAGTGGGGGCGAGTAGCACTGCCAATGCGCTGGCACTGAGTGGCAGTGTAAGTACCGAGGGCATGACGAGCAATCAATTGCTTGTGTATCCTGGCGAACCCAGTGAAATGGTGGTGCAGCTAAAAAACCTGGGAACCCGAATTCTACAGGTGAACCTGCAACTTGAGGGCAACTTTCCCAGCCATTGGTATCGCATTGGGATGGAGGGTCATGAAATTGCCCCAGGTCAGCAGATGGATGCGGTGTTATATTTCCAAATTCCAGCCAACTTCTTTGAAAATAACCAGTCTTTAGAGTCGGGTGGAACCCTAGTCGTCGATTATCATAGCCGCCTTCATGTGTACTATACAGAGCAAGGAGGCACGGGCGGGCTTGTCACACCAGCCAGACAACTGATCGAATCCGCAGCCTTCAACCTCTATATCCGTCCCCGCAGTCTCTACCTAGATTTCTTACCCAGTCTCTATCGGGAAGTAGACTTTATTGGTCGCTTTTTGAAGATTTTTGAGGAGACTTTTGAACCCGCAGTGCAGTCGATGGATCTCCTGTGGGCTTATTTAGATCCGTTAACTGCGCCAGCGACGCTGTTACCCTTTCTTGCCCACTGGGTAGCATGGCCGATGGACGCCCGTTGGAGTCTAAATCGGCAGCGATATCTAATTCGTCAGGCGGTAGAACTTTATCGCTGGCGAGGAACGCGACGAGGGTTGCGGCTCTATCTACATCTGTATACAGACTTGCCCCTAGACGACCATCTACCTGAAGAAGCTGATAAGCACATTAGTATTGAAGAAATTTTTGGTCAAGGTTTCCTGTTAGGAGAAACGCGCCTTGGCGAAGACTCCATGCTGGGCGGTGGGCGTCCCTATCACTTCATCGTGCGCCTGCGACCTGACCGACCAGGTCAAGTCGATGAAGGATTGGTGCGGCACATCATCGACCAGGAAAAACCGGCTTTCTGCACTTACGATCTTGATATTGCAGAGGTAATTGGTAGTGGGTAA